The DNA sequence AAGATCGGCCACGAGGTCGAGCAAGGGCGAGTCGGGTTCGTGCCCGATCGCACTCACCACCGCGGTGGTCACCTTGGCCACCGCGCGGCACAGGGCTTCGTCGGAGAACGGCAGCAGGTCCTCGACACTGCCGCCACCCCGGGCCAGGATGATCACGTCGACGTCCGGATCGGCGTCCAGCTCGGCAAGATGCCGCAGAATGCGGGGGACAGCGGTCGGTCCCTGAACCGGCGCGTCGCGGATCTCGAAACGCACTGCGGGCCAACGACTCTGCGCAACCGAGACAATGTCGCGCTGCGCTGCGCTGGCGCGGCCGGTGATCAGTCCGATGGTTCCGGGCAGGAACGGAAGTGGTCGTTTGCGAGCCGAATCGAACAGGCCCTCAGCGGCGAGCAGTTGTCGTAGCCGCTCGATGCGGGCCAGCAGCTCGCCTATCCCCACCGGCCGGATCTCGGTGACGCGGAGCGAGACGGTGCCCCTCCCGGTGTAGAAGACCGGGCGGCCGAGCATCACCACGCGGGCGCCCTCGGTGAGTGGAACCTGGGCGCGGGTGAGCAGATCGGGGTTGCACGTCACCTGGATCGAGATGTCGGCAGCGGGATCACGAAGGGTCAGGAAGGCGGTACGCGTGCCGGGCCGCCGATTGATCTGAGTGAGTTGGCCCTCCACCCAGACCTGCCCCAGTCTGTGGAGCCAGTCCGCGATCTTGGTGTTGATGGTGCGAACCGGCCATGCCGTGTCGGGCGTATTGCTCACCCGGGTACTACTTGCTCGCGGCGGTCACACGATTGTCGAGCATCGTCAGGAATGGGGCCCGCGAGCGATGGGACCTCTCATACGTCGCAAGGTCCTGCAGTTCGCTCAAGCCGACCGTCTTCAACTTCGCGCGGAGCTGCGCCAGGGTGAGGTCGTCGTAGTCGAGCAGTTCGACGATTTCCGGGACGTCGTCGGACGGTGTCGTCGAGACCGGTTGCACATCGTCGGTGTCGATGTCGGGCGCCGAGCTGTACAAGGCGAACCGTCCGGCTCCGGCCGCCGGTGCGGCACTCTCGCCGGAGTCATCGGAGTCGTCGGAGGGAACCAAGGTGGGCGCGGACGGAGGTGCCAGATCGTCGTCTTCGTCAAAGGTCGCCCACTCCGGCTCTTCTTCGTTGTGTCCCAGCAACGCGTCGAAAACATCGTCTCCCTTGATCGCCATCTCGGCGATCTGCTGCTGGAAACGCATCAGAGTCTGGAGAGTCTGACTCACTGCCGTCATCGGAAGTGTGATCGCGGTGGTAGGCAATTTTCGAGTCTCTTCCAGCACCGTTACAACAACCCCGGCGGCGACCCTTGCGGCATAAGGTGGTCGGATCATCCCATTACTGTGCCTCATGCCACCGGTGGTGACCACCAGGAGGGTCTTATTGCCCGTACCCTGAACACCATGAGTTCGGCCGAAATCAGCCCTGGAGGCAAGACAGTCCTGCTCGCCGAGCCGCGCGGTTACTGCGCCGGTGTCGACCGAGCCGTCGAAGCGGTGGAAAAAGCGCTCGAGAAGCACGGTGCGCCGGTGTATGTGCGTAAGGAGATCGTGCACAACCGCCACGTCGTCGAGACGCTCGCAGACCGCGGCGCGGTTTTCGTGGACGAGACCGACGAGGTGCCCGAGGGTGCACTCGTGGTGTTCTCTGCGCACGGTGTGTCACCGGCGGTCCACGAGTCCGCCGCGCAGCGCAACCTGCGCACCATCGATGCGACATGCCCGCTGGTCACCAAGGTGCACCAGGAGGCCAAGCGTTTCGCGCGCGACGACTACGACATCCTGCTCATCGGCCATGAAGGCCATGAGGAGGTCGAGGGAACCGCCGGAGAGGCGCCCCAGCACGTCCAGTTGGTCGATGGACCCGACAGCGTCGACGCGGTGACGGTGCGTGACGAATCGAAGATCGTCTGGTTGTCGCAGACCACATTGTCCGTCGACGAGACGATGCAGACGGTGTCACGGTTGCGGGAGAAGTTCCCCCTGCTCAACGACCCGCCGAGCGACGACATCTGTTACGCCACGCAGAACCGTCAGGTGGCGGTGAAGGCGATGGCGCCCAAATGCGATCTGGTCATCGTGGTGGGTTCGAGGAACTCGTCGAACTCGGTGCGGCTGGTAGAGGTGGCCCTCCAGGCAGGGGCACGCACGTCCTACCTGGTCGATTACGCACGTGACGTGGATCTGACCTGGCTCGAGGGGGTCGAAACCGTCGGTGTGACGTCAGGTGCATCGGTGCCGGAGGTGCTGGTGCGGGGTGTTCTCGATCTGCTCGGTGAGCACGGATACAACAACATCGAAAAGGTCACCACCGCCGAAGAGACGCTGACGTTCGCGTTGCCGCGTGAGCTGCGGCCGGCGCGCGCGAAGTAGCGGCGTTCTTCTCCTGCCCGAACGGGAAGAAAACGAACACTCGGCGATGTTGTGACGTGCATGACATCTTCGACGGTGCAGCTGACGCAGCGACAGACCGACCGGCTCGCCTCCGAACAGGTGATCTGGTTGACCACTGTCAACTCCTCGGGCGCACCTGTACCGACGCCCGTCTGGTTTCTGTGGTCGGACGGTGAGTTCCTGGTTTTCAGTGCTCCGAAGACACCCAAGCTCGCAAACATCTCACGCTCGAGCGCGGTGGCGTTCAACTTCAACAGCACCGAGCACGGCGGGGACGTCGCCGTGTTCCGGGGCACCGCCCGGTTGGACCCGGAAGGGCCGACACCCGAGGAATGGGAGCAGTACGTCGCCAAATACGGTGGTGGCTTCGCTTCGCTCGAGACCTCACCGGAGGAGTTCCGCGATCAGTATTCAACGCTGATCCGAGTGGTGCCGGAGCATGTGCGGGGCTGGTGAGCCCGAGCTCAGTATTCTTCCGGTTCCAGCCGCCGTAGCCGTCGCGCAGGCAGGGACACCGCCCATCCTGCGACCAGTATCACCGCGCAGACACCGCCGCCGACGATGGCAACCGTACGTGCGGAGTGGTCGGGCTCCGGTGGTCGCACCGGAGGCGGAATCGCTTGCGACGCAGTCCAATCAGACTTCTCGGCGGGTAGTTCGTACGTCAGGGCGGCAACCGGGTCGACAACTCCGTGGCCCACGGTGTTGTCTCGTCCGGTGCCCGGTGAATGCGCCGTCCTGGTGATGCGCTCGATCACCTCTGCTGCACTGAGTTCGGGGAACCTGGATCTGACCAACGCCGCCACACCCGCGACGTAGGGCGCTGCGAAACTGGTGCCCTCGACTCGTACGGGGCCTTTCTCGGTGGACTGGGCATCAACGATCCGTCTGGATCCGCGGGCGCTGTCGAGGCTGACGATCGCGGTTCCGGGAGCGGCGACGCCCACCCATGGTCCCGCCAGACTGAATGGCGCCGGAGCCCCGCCGACCGAGTCGACCGCGGCAACGCTCAGCACATAGGGCGTGTACCACGCTGGGCTGGCGACCGTGGTGACCGTGTCCCAGCCGGCGAGGTCGGGGTCCGCCGGGTCCGGCGGCGGATTCTGCTGCGCACACTGGGTATTGCTGACGAGGTTGCCCGCCGCCGCGACCACCACGACATCGCGGTCGAACGCGTACTTGACGGCGGCTCCCAGCTGCGCGTCGTGGAGGTCACCACCGGCGGGGCCGCAGGCCACCTCGGAGATGTTGATGACGTCGGCGCCGAGGTTGACCGCACGCACAACGGCATGTGCGAGGGTCTGCACCGTGCCGAATCCTGTTCCGACGGTTGTCTTGTCGCGGGTCTCCGAACGTCGGTCCTTGGCGACGAACGCGACGCTGGACTGCCGGATCGCAATGATCGAGGATTCGGGGGCAACGCCGCTGAAGGCGTCATCGGGGGACGGGACCGCAGCGATGATCCCCGCCACCAACGTGCCGTGGCCGTCGCAGTCCTCGGTTCCGTCGGTGCGGGCGACGTAGTCGCCACCGGCGGTCAGTCGCGGCAGCCGTGGATGCCGGGTGACGCCGGTATCGATCACCGCGATCTTCTGTCCGGCTCCTCGGCTGAACCGCCAGGCGTCGGGTAGTCGCATCATCGTCTGCGCCGCCGACGGGACCTGCGGATCGGTGCCGGGCGACAGCACCGGTTCCGCGCACAAGGTGTCCTGCTCAGTCGGTTCGGGCGGACCCACGGGTGCGTCGCGGATGAGGGCACGAGGATCGATCGAGGGCGGCGTGATGCCATGCGCCGGGACCGGCATGCTCGCCAGCACCACCAGGAACCCGACGGCCGACAGTGCTGCGATGCGAACGCGCTTGGACGTGGGGCGAGGATGACAACGGGTCGATGCCAGCGCACTCACAGGTCGCGGACCGCTGCATAGAGATTCATGATCCAGAACATCAAAGGGACGATGGTCGCGATCAAGAGGTACTCGATGATCTCCACGGTTCGCCGCACCACGGGCGAGAAGCTGGACCTCGGGGCAACCACGCCGCAGAGCAGCGCGGCCACGCTCACCGCCGCTGCCGCGCCGGCGGCCGCGACGACATGATCGCCCGGTCCCAGGGCCACTTCGCCTACCACGGCGGCGAAGCCGATAGCACCTGCGGCGATGAGGACGGCTGCCTGGGCGAGGTCGGCGTGTGATCTGCCACGTAGGCACAGGACCGTGGTGATGATGAGTGCGAAAACCGTGCAGCGCCAACTGAAATCGTCTACGGGGTAGGCGACCAGCGCGATGCCCGCGACCGCTGCGACGGCAGTGCCGGCGATGATGCCGGTGAGGTAACGACCGGCGGTGTGTGCGCGGAGTTCCAGTGCGGCTGCCGACGGCAACGCCATCGCCCCGATCGCGCCGATGCCCTCGATGGCCGGGCGAGGCGCTGAATCGGCCGGGTCGATGGCGGCCCCGGCTGTGGGAACCGGCGGCAGTGGCAATCGGGCGAGGGCGATCGTGAGGCGGGGCGCCATCGAGATGGCCATTACCGCCCCAGCGCAGAGCGCCGCCCCGACCCGCACGGTGCCTGGCGACCACAGCAACTGGGCCGTTGCGGCGGCGGTGGCGAAGGTGGTTGCCGTGACAATCGCGGAATGGATCAGCGGCCCGGCTGTGGAGATCCGGTAGGACAGCACCGCGACGACGGCGGCGACGCAGCCACCCAGGGTGAGGTGGGCGGCGCCGAAGTCACCGGGAGGCAACATCATTCCCGTCGCGAATGCGAGAGGAAACGAGCACAGCGAACACATCGCCGCTGTCGAGCGGTCGAGGTAGAAGCGACCCACGACAGCTCCGGCGACCACGAACGCCAGCGCCAGCAACCCGGTGACGATCGCAGGCCACAGGTCGCCGTACGCATTCCGTTGCTGGAGGAGGGTGAGAGCGGTGAGGGTGGACGCGCCCACGGCCACCGCGTAGCCCATCGCCTGTGCCGCGCCCGCCGACCACCCGCTGGACTGGGCTCCACCCAGGCGCGCCACCGCATCGATGACGTCGTCGAACAGAACTGCGGTCTCGCGCGCCGGAACGGACCGGAGGATCAGCAGGTCGCCGTCGCGCACGCCTGCCTCGGCGAGACTGCGTCCGGGCGCGATGGGGTCGTGGCCGACCCGGGAGAGCGTCCAGTGGTCGCGAACAGGTCCGGGACGTGCCTCCGAATCGTCGGTCTCCGGTGCCCGGGAGGTGATGAGCGACACCAGATCCGGGATCAAGGCCGCAACGGGAACCGCGGCGGGCAACCCGACGTCGAATTGGGTTGTGCCCCCGATGACGGAAACACGTGCAAGCGCCGGTTGGATGCCGGCAGCAGCATCCAGCTCGGCCAAAAGATCGGCAGCGGTCATGAATTTCCCCCAAGGTCCCCACCAGTACCGAAGACCATAGCGAATGAGACCGACAACCGTTGCCGTCGGATGACGTTTTTGCACCCTTGCGGGTGCCGCCGACGGAGTGATGGTGAATGATGGGCGGCCGGGGGAAGTTTCTGTTCCAGGGGTGGGGTAACAATCCATGATGTTCAGGTGACGGCAGGCACGACCGAAGGGTTTGTGCGGCGGGCACGCGTGCCTGCTCCACGCGCGCCCGGCGGCGAGGTCAATATTCAAGTGCCACCGGATGTTCCGCGTGTGGTTCCGGGCAGTCTGCTGATGAAGATGATGCCTGTGGTGATGGTGGTCGCCGTGGTGGGCATGATCTCGATGATGGTCGTGACCGGCGGCCGGAACATGCTGTCCAACCCGCTGTTCATGATGTTCCCGATGATGATGCTGATGTCGATGTTCGGCATGTACGCGGGTTCGGGCAACCGTGGTGGCAAGCGCGCCGCGGAGCTGAACGAAGAGCGCAAGGACTACTTCCGGTATCTGTGTCAGGTACGCGACGAGGTCCACGACACCGGAGCTGCTCAGCGTGAGGCACTGGAATGGAGTCATCCCGAACCGGCGGCTCTGCTGGGTGTCGTCGGCGGCCGGCGGATGTGGGAACGCCGGCGCGCCGACAGCGATTTCGGCCATGTTCGGGTGGGCGTGGGATCGCAGCGTCTGGCGACGCGTCTGATGCCGCCGGAGACGGGCCCACTCGAAGACATCGAGCCGGTTTCGGCGGTGGCGCTACGGCGTTTTGTGCGAACGCATTCAGTTGTGCACGGCCTCCCGACGGCGGTGTCACTGCGGGGTTTCCCGGCGATCAACATCGAAGGTGCCCGGCAGGAGACCCGGCAACTCGCGCGGTCGATGGTCCTCGAACTGTGCGCGTTCCACGGCCCCGATCAGCTGATGGTCGCGGTGGTGACTGCCGACCCTGGCGCCGAATCGTGGGATTGGTGCAAGTGGCTGCCCCATGTGCAGCACCCATATGAGTGCGACGGTATGGGCTCGGCGCGGATGATCTACCGGTCGCTGACCGAGCTGGAGGACGATCTGGCGGTCGACCTCCTCGAACGGGGCCGGTTCTCTCGTTCGGCCCCACCGAGCGCCGGCCGGATCCAGCTGGTGATCGTGATCGACGACGGGTTCGTCTCGGGAGACGAACGGGTGGTCGGTGACGCGGGCATGGAGGCGGTCTCGATCCTCGATCTGTCGGCACCCCCGGACGGACTCGCGGTCCGCCGGGGCCTACAGCTGGCGGTTCGGGACGGGAAGATCGGCGCGCGAAGCGCTTTCGGAGTCGAAGAGTTCGCGGACATGGATTCGCTGACGGTGGCCGAAGCGGAAGCCTTCGCCCGATCGATGGCCCGCTACCGCCTGGCGACCGCAGCCCAGATGGTGAATCTGGAACAGGAGGTCGCTCCGTCCGACCCCGGTCTGATGAGTCTGCTCGGAGTCGCCGATGCCACCCGCCTCGACCCGCATCTGACATGGGCACCCCGCAGCGCGCGGTCGCGGCTGCGGGTCCCGATCGGGTACTCCACCAGCGGTACGCCCGTGGAGATCGACATCAAGGAGGCAGCCGAGGGCGGGATGGGTCCACACGGGCTCTGCATCGGGGCGACGGGGTCCGGTAAATCGGAGTTCCTGCGTACTCTGGTGCTCTCGCTCGTCAGCTCCCATTCGCCTGAGGCACTCAATCTCGTCCTGGTCGACTTCAAGGGTGGGGCAACGTTTCTGGGCCTCGACTCGTGCCCGCATGTGGCAGCCGTCATCACCAACCTCGAAGAAGAGCTGTCGATGGTCGACCGGATGCGTGACGCGTTGTCGGGGGAGATGAACCGGCGTCAGGAGGTGCTTCGCGCGGAGGGGAACTTCGCAAACGTGGGGGAGTACGAACGTGCGCGCGCCGCGGGTGCGCCGTTGGAACCGCTCCCGGCGTTGTTCATCGTCGTCGACGAGTTCTCCGAACTGCTCGCGCAGAAGCCGGATTTCGCCGACCTGTTCGTCGCCATCGGACGACTGGGCCGGTCGCTGCACATCCATCTGCTCCTTGCCTCGCAAAGGCTCGAGGAGGGCAAGATGCGAGGCCTGGACAGTCATCTGTCCTACCGCGTCGGACTGAAAACCTTTTCCGCCAACGAGTCCCGATCGGTACTCGGTGTACCCGATGCCTACCACCTGCCCAATGTGCCGGGATCGGGCTACCTCAAATGTGATTCGGCGGAACCGATTCGATTCAACACGTGTTACGTGTCGGGTCCGTACTCGCCGCCGGTCGCGGCGGGCGCCGAGCACGACGCGTCGTCGGGCGGCCCGGTGGGCCTGAAGATGTTCACCGCCGGCCCTGTGCCACTCGACCCCATCGTGCCCCCGGTTGCGGCCGAGGTGGCCGGCCCCGACCCTGCCGGTGATCCAGAACGGCCCGCACCGAACTCCAGAACGCTGCTCGAGATCGTGGTGGACCGCATCGCCGGGCAGGGACGTCCGGCGCATGAGGTGTGGCTGCCGCCGTTGGGTCAACCGCCCACCATCGACATGCTGGCCCCGCACTGGCGAACCCCGCAGATCGGTCGGCTGGTGTTCCCGATCGGCATCGTGGACCGCCCGTACGACCAGCGGCGCGACGTTCTCACCGTCGATGTCGCCGGATCGCGCGGCAACGTGGCGATCGTCGGCGGACCGCAATCGGGTAAGTCGAATGCGGTGCGTGCGTTGATCGTTGCGGCGGCTGCCACCCACAGTCCGGCGCAGGTCCAGTTCTATTGCCTCGACTTCGGCGGCGGCAGTCTGGCCGGGATCGCAGGCCTGCCGCATGTCGGATCGGTTGCGAGCCGCTCGGACATGGATGCCGTGCGGCGGACGGTGGCCGAGGTCGCAACGGTGATACGGCAGCGGGAACTGCGCTTCGCCGAACTCGGCATCGAGTCGATGCGCGACTACCGCCAACGCCGCCTTGCCGGTGACGCATCGGTGCAGGCGGATGTGTTCGGTGACCTGTTCCTGGTCGTCGACGGCTATTCGGTGATCCGGGGCGAGTTCGATTTCCTCGATGAGCAGATCAACACCATTGTGGCGCAGGGCCTCTCGTATGGAGTCCACGTGGTGCTCACCGCTGCGCGCTGGGCCGAGATCAGGCCGGCCGTCAAAGACCTCATCGGCAGCCGCCTCGAACTCAGACTCGGTGACCCACTCGACTCGGAGATGGGCCGCAAGGTCGCCGGACTCGTGCCCGAGGGCAAGCCTGGGCGTGGTCTGACCGCCGAGCACCTGCACATGCTGATCGCTCTGCCGCGTACGGATTCCGACACCTCGCTCGATTCACTGAGTGCGGCCGTGGCGCAGACGGTGCAGCAGCTGGTGGCCGTGTATCCCGGTCAGCAGGCCATGCCGGTCCGCAAACTCGCCGCTCATCTGGAACGGTCCGAAGTGGTGGCACGTGTGCACGACGCCGGGATCGACCTGACGGCCGGTGAAGTCGCGATCGGTGTCGGTGAAGCCGAGTTGGCCCCGGTCATCCTGGACTTCCGCGTTCAACCACACTTCCTGGTCTTCGCCGACGTGGAGCATGGCAAGACCACGCTGCTACGCAACATCGTCGCGGGTCTGGTGGAGAACAGCACGTCCACGCAGACGAAGATCGTCCTGGTCGACTATCGGCGAACCATGCTCGGTGTGATCGACACCGATCACCTCGCCGGGTATGCGAGTTCGGCCCAGACCCTCACCCCGATGGTGAACGAGTTGGTGGCGTTCTTCACCGCCCGGATCCCCGGGGAGAACGTCACCCAGCAGCAACTCCGTGACCGCAACTGGTGGTCGGGGCCGGACGTGTACATCATCGTCGACGACTACGACATGGTCGCCACCGGAAGCGGAAACCCGTTGAGCCCGTTGCTCGACCTGCTGGCACAGGCCCGCGACATCGGCCTGCACCTCATCGTCGCGCGCCGTTCTGGCGGGGCCGGACGAGCTCTGTTCGATCCGATCATCGGGCGTCTCAAGGACCTGTCCACCGATGGGCTGCTGATGAGCGGTGACCGCGACGAGGGGTACCTGCTGGGCCGGGTGCGGTTGCAGCGCCTGGTACCGGGTCGGGGAGAACTCGTGTCCAGATCGCGACCGCAGGAAATGATCCAGGTCGCCCACATGCCGCCGTTGTGATGACACCCGACGTGAGAGACAAAGATCCCGAGGCGTCGCCGACGGTCCGACCGATACGGATGGTGGTCGCCGACATCGCCTATGACGACGTGGTGGTTGCCGGGCGTGAACCCTGCTCCGTCGAAGCCCTTGTCCGCGGCATCAACGGGTCGTCGGTGGCCGTCGACGGGGTGAGGATTTCTACCGCGGGGGCGTGGTCGCAGGTGTTCGCCCGAGCTCTCGAAGGCTTCGGGGCCGTGGAGCTGGCGCACCCGACGACATGGGGTGCCCGACGCACCGAGATCTTGCGGCAGGCGGCGCAACCCCACGTTGGCCACCTGGTGCTGACACCGCGTGCTGCGGTCATCGCCGAATCGCATCTGGGACCTTCCACGCAGCGGGCACTGGTGATCGAGGTCCACTCCCGGATCGACATCCATGAGATGGATCGGTCCGCCGGCAGCTGGAACGTTGTCGGGACCTCGGTGGCTACTGCCGAGACGGTCGCTCTTCGACTGGGTGACGTCGTCGACAACCGTGTGGAGGCAATCCTCGTCGACGGCACCGACCCCGCGGCCGTTGCGGAGATTGTGCGGTGTTGTGAAGTCCACACAGTGGTCGGTCGGGTCGCGGCAGTGCAGCGATCACTGATCCATCGCTTCGGTGGCGCCGCATTGCCGGTGGACGAGGGCATTCGCGAACCGCCGACCGTTGGCCGGACTCCGATGCGCCGGCGCGTCGTCGGGGCCATCGCAGCGACCGCTGCAGTGGTGATCGCAGTGGTGGTGGTCGCGTTGATGGTCGACAACGGACGCGAGGGTGTGGCGCCGCCTGCGGACCGCGAGGCCCAGCTCGGCCGCGTAGCCGTGACAGTCCCGGCCGAGTGGCGCGAGAGCTCGGAGCCGGCAGCCGAGGGTGTTGTGTCCCGCACCACCTTCGCCGCACCCGGCGATGACCGCCGGATCATCGTCTTGCAGAACACGGTGCGCAACACGTCGACCTTGGCCTCGGTGGCGGGCAGCCTCCGCAATCGCATCGGGCAGCGCGGCGACGACGTCGTCCAGGAGTTCTCGGCCAGCACGCGTTACGCAGGCCGGGAGGTGATCAGCTACCGCGAGGTGCCCGTCTCCGGAGGGCCGATCAGGTGGTACCTGCTGGTGTCGGCGGGGTTGCAGGTGAGTGTGGGATGTCAGGGCGGATCCGCAGGTGAGACGATCGACGAGCAGTGCCGGGTCGCGGTGGGTGCGGTGCGGATAGGAACGCCATGACGTTCGAGTCCGTGGCACGGCCCGTGCCGGTCGGCGGCGTTTTGACCTGTCGACGGCCCGGCCGGTACTGTTGATCGTTGGTGCGCGACCGCCTGTAGCCAGGTGTAGTCGAGGCCCGGGTCCCCACTGGTCGCCGGGAACTACCTCTGCCGCGTTCCTGACCAGCTCCAGATCACCAGACATGAGGACTATCTGTGCCTACTTACACCCCGAAGGCCGGTGACATCACCCGTACGTGGCATGTCATCGACGCCACCGACGTGGTGCTCGGCCGCCTCGCTGTGCAGAGCGCGACGCTCCTGCGCGGCAAGCACAAGCCGACCTACGCACCCCACATGGACGGTGGCGACTTCGTCGTCATCATCAACGCCGAGAAGGTTGCCGTCAGCGGAAACAAGCTCGACGACAAGCTCCTCTACCGCCACTCCGGCCACCCGGGCGGCCTGAAGTCCCGCACTGTCGGTGAGACACTGGCAACCCATCCGGAACGCCTCGTCGAGAAGGCGATCGTCGGGATGCTCCCGAAGACCAAGCTCGGGCGGGCCATGGCCTCCAAGCTGAAGGTCTACGCAGGCCCCAACCATCCCCACACGGCGCAGCAGCCCGTGCCCTTCGAGATCACCCAGGTTGCCCAGTGACGGCGCCGGAGGAGCAGAACGTGTCCGATGTGAACGAAGCCGAAGCAGTGGCTCCCGAAGTGGTCGACGCCGAGGTCGGCGCTGACGACTACACCGTGGACGACGCCACCGCAGACGTTGCCGACGAGCCGGCCGTCACCCGCGCGCCGATCGATCTCGATCGCCCGATCCAGACCGTGGGCCGTCGTAAGGAAGCCGTCGTCCGCGTCCGGATGTCACCGGGCACCGGTGCCTTCAAACTGAACGGTCGCACCCTGGAGGAGTACTTCCCCAACAAGGTGCACCAGCAGCTCATCAAGGCGCCGTTCGTCACCGTCGAGCGCAACGACTCGTTCGACATCTTCGCCAGCCTGCACGGTGGCGGACCGTCCGGACAGGCAGGCGCCCTGCGTCTGGCCATCGCGCGTGCCCTCATCGAGGTCACTCCCGAGGACCGCGGCGCACTGAAGAAGGCCGGCTTCCTCACCCGTGACCCGCGTGCGGTGGAGCGCAAGAAGTACGGCCTCAAGAAGGCCCGTAAGGCTTCGCAGTACAGCAAGCGCTGATTCTTTCAGCCCGCAAGAAACACCAAGTCGAACTTGGCACAGGCAGGCGTTCAGTTTCACTGGACGCCTGCCTGTGTATTTAGAGCGAAGGATGTCGATGGGGCACCTGTTCGGTACCGATGGCGTACGTGGTCTGGCAAATGCCGACCTGACACCCGAGTTGGCGCTGTCGCTGTCGCAGGCAGCGGCACGTGTACTGCCTCAGGATCGGTCCGGGTCCGGCCGCCCCACAGCGCCGGCCTCTGGCCGTCCCATAGCAATCGTGGGCCGGGATACGCGGGCGTCGGGGGAGATGCTCGAAGCCGCGGTCTGTGCCGGTCTGACCGCGGCGGGTGTCGACGCGCTGCGAGTCGGCGTCGTTCCCACCCCGGCTGTTGCGTACCTGACGGACTTCTACGACGCCGCCTTCGGCGTGATGATCTCGGCCTCGCATAATCCCATGCCCGACAACGGGATCAAGTTCTTCGCGGCTGGTGGGCACAAACTCGCCGACGCCGCCGAGGACGCGATCGAGTCCGCGCTGGAGACCGTGTTCGACCGGCCGACCGGTGCAGATGTCGGCCGCGTTCGGGATGCGCACGACGGACTCGACGCGTACCTGACCCATCTGTCCGCAGCTGTGGACGTCAACGTGAAGTCGGTGACCGTGGTGGTCGATTGTGCCCATGGCGCCGCCTATGCGGCTGCGCCACGTGCCTATCGCGCTGCCGGTGCCACCGTGATCGCGATCAGCGCGGACCCCGATGGCGAGA is a window from the Williamsia sp. DF01-3 genome containing:
- the rplM gene encoding 50S ribosomal protein L13, giving the protein MPTYTPKAGDITRTWHVIDATDVVLGRLAVQSATLLRGKHKPTYAPHMDGGDFVVIINAEKVAVSGNKLDDKLLYRHSGHPGGLKSRTVGETLATHPERLVEKAIVGMLPKTKLGRAMASKLKVYAGPNHPHTAQQPVPFEITQVAQ
- the eccCa gene encoding type VII secretion protein EccCa yields the protein MTAGTTEGFVRRARVPAPRAPGGEVNIQVPPDVPRVVPGSLLMKMMPVVMVVAVVGMISMMVVTGGRNMLSNPLFMMFPMMMLMSMFGMYAGSGNRGGKRAAELNEERKDYFRYLCQVRDEVHDTGAAQREALEWSHPEPAALLGVVGGRRMWERRRADSDFGHVRVGVGSQRLATRLMPPETGPLEDIEPVSAVALRRFVRTHSVVHGLPTAVSLRGFPAINIEGARQETRQLARSMVLELCAFHGPDQLMVAVVTADPGAESWDWCKWLPHVQHPYECDGMGSARMIYRSLTELEDDLAVDLLERGRFSRSAPPSAGRIQLVIVIDDGFVSGDERVVGDAGMEAVSILDLSAPPDGLAVRRGLQLAVRDGKIGARSAFGVEEFADMDSLTVAEAEAFARSMARYRLATAAQMVNLEQEVAPSDPGLMSLLGVADATRLDPHLTWAPRSARSRLRVPIGYSTSGTPVEIDIKEAAEGGMGPHGLCIGATGSGKSEFLRTLVLSLVSSHSPEALNLVLVDFKGGATFLGLDSCPHVAAVITNLEEELSMVDRMRDALSGEMNRRQEVLRAEGNFANVGEYERARAAGAPLEPLPALFIVVDEFSELLAQKPDFADLFVAIGRLGRSLHIHLLLASQRLEEGKMRGLDSHLSYRVGLKTFSANESRSVLGVPDAYHLPNVPGSGYLKCDSAEPIRFNTCYVSGPYSPPVAAGAEHDASSGGPVGLKMFTAGPVPLDPIVPPVAAEVAGPDPAGDPERPAPNSRTLLEIVVDRIAGQGRPAHEVWLPPLGQPPTIDMLAPHWRTPQIGRLVFPIGIVDRPYDQRRDVLTVDVAGSRGNVAIVGGPQSGKSNAVRALIVAAAATHSPAQVQFYCLDFGGGSLAGIAGLPHVGSVASRSDMDAVRRTVAEVATVIRQRELRFAELGIESMRDYRQRRLAGDASVQADVFGDLFLVVDGYSVIRGEFDFLDEQINTIVAQGLSYGVHVVLTAARWAEIRPAVKDLIGSRLELRLGDPLDSEMGRKVAGLVPEGKPGRGLTAEHLHMLIALPRTDSDTSLDSLSAAVAQTVQQLVAVYPGQQAMPVRKLAAHLERSEVVARVHDAGIDLTAGEVAIGVGEAELAPVILDFRVQPHFLVFADVEHGKTTLLRNIVAGLVENSTSTQTKIVLVDYRRTMLGVIDTDHLAGYASSAQTLTPMVNELVAFFTARIPGENVTQQQLRDRNWWSGPDVYIIVDDYDMVATGSGNPLSPLLDLLAQARDIGLHLIVARRSGGAGRALFDPIIGRLKDLSTDGLLMSGDRDEGYLLGRVRLQRLVPGRGELVSRSRPQEMIQVAHMPPL
- the rpsI gene encoding 30S ribosomal protein S9 gives rise to the protein MTAPEEQNVSDVNEAEAVAPEVVDAEVGADDYTVDDATADVADEPAVTRAPIDLDRPIQTVGRRKEAVVRVRMSPGTGAFKLNGRTLEEYFPNKVHQQLIKAPFVTVERNDSFDIFASLHGGGPSGQAGALRLAIARALIEVTPEDRGALKKAGFLTRDPRAVERKKYGLKKARKASQYSKR
- a CDS encoding type VII secretion-associated protein, producing MRDKDPEASPTVRPIRMVVADIAYDDVVVAGREPCSVEALVRGINGSSVAVDGVRISTAGAWSQVFARALEGFGAVELAHPTTWGARRTEILRQAAQPHVGHLVLTPRAAVIAESHLGPSTQRALVIEVHSRIDIHEMDRSAGSWNVVGTSVATAETVALRLGDVVDNRVEAILVDGTDPAAVAEIVRCCEVHTVVGRVAAVQRSLIHRFGGAALPVDEGIREPPTVGRTPMRRRVVGAIAATAAVVIAVVVVALMVDNGREGVAPPADREAQLGRVAVTVPAEWRESSEPAAEGVVSRTTFAAPGDDRRIIVLQNTVRNTSTLASVAGSLRNRIGQRGDDVVQEFSASTRYAGREVISYREVPVSGGPIRWYLLVSAGLQVSVGCQGGSAGETIDEQCRVAVGAVRIGTP